Below is a genomic region from Onychostoma macrolepis isolate SWU-2019 chromosome 15, ASM1243209v1, whole genome shotgun sequence.
TGTTAGTTCTTATCTCAggtaaatattgaaattaacattaactaagattaataaatgttttataagtaTTTTTCAATGTTAACTAAAGTCGTTCTTTTGAGTTGGATCTTTCCAATGAATCAGTTCAGTTCACAGAATCGAGCAGTTTTTAATGACGGTGTGAAAACATTTAGCAGTTGTTTATAAAGCAGATATGAATATTGAAtttaacattaatgttttaaGTATTTTTCACCAAAGTAGTTAACTAATTTTAACAAATTGAATCTTAATGTAAAGTGTCATCTATTTCTTTGTCATGAAATGTTGAATTGCTCAGAATTGTTTATAGAATCACATTATTTCTCTAAGTTGCTTGTCTGCGTCTCTTGCAGGGCGCATTTGATCGCCACCCTTCCTCGTGTGAAGATGATTGATTTCAGCGCTGTCACCAAACAGGAACGAGAGTTGACTTCAGTTTGGCAGAGGAGCAGAAATCCATGCAAATCCATCGGTCACAGCAAAGTGGACTGAACCTTCTCCACCCGACATCCTGATACGTCTAATAAACATAAACAGCTACAGTTTGATCTGCTACAGTGAGGTgaatttaaaaactgtaagaaAGTTATAGACCTAGAGTTACTTGAGTGTTTCTTCATTAGTAGTTGATGAAGCCACATGAGTAAGTGGTGAAACATCTTAAGCAACTGAGTAACGTCCATTTCACTAGAAAATCTTTAAAGCCACGGCACAAAGTTTCTTTGAGAATTGCAGTAAGCAATTCAAGAATGGATGAACAAAGCATTCTCATTGTACACCAATGTATGTCTGctagacaaaataaaaaaataaaaaacacaattttgaaagtctttaatgcataattttattcaacaaaaacagttttaacaGAATATTGAGATTAATTTTTTGGTACTAGCCTAAGAAATGTTTTCTCTGTAAATCAGGTAGTATTCCACATTTaggtaacaaacaaacaaactttaacACTATTAGTACACTGcaacagaaaacaaaatatttgcaGCGCATTTTATCCCTTTAAAAACCTCAAAGAAAGACAAAGGTGCCTTGCCATGATCTAGAGAGCTAACTGTGCCACACTGGTCTGTGAGCttgcataaatacataaaatcaaaataaataattacacaaACATACTGTGTGGCATCTCAAACTCTGTCAGGAAAGAACGCTAGTTGTTTGAATTCACAAGTTCTTCCCTTGTTTCTCGGCACAACAGCAAAAAATTTGATGGACTAAGTTAAAgcaatgcaataatattttttttatgttaaaagtGGAACAGGCAAGGTAAAAGCATGCCTGTTTGCTTAGCTAAAAACAAGCTATCGATCGCGAAGCCTTACGACTAAGGCATAATGCAGCCAGGGGGCACCGTAGAGCCGTTTACACTTCCCGCTACACACGTATTAATCATTCATCTCGAATCATTTTACACTCTGTACATTAAAGGCATTGACACAAAAACATCATTTACAAACGATGAATTCCAATTCAAACCCACCTCCCCATCCAAAACATTCGGAGTTGACAGTATGATTATTCGTTAGACAGGCCATGCTGTTCTGGCTCGGTTTAACCGGGGTTCGCCTTTTCCGTTACGACTGCACAACAATGGTTATAGGAGAGGTGCACGGTCAGAGAAATACTTTCTCTTCTCTTAAAAGCAATAGCAGAGCCGCTTCAGAGGATTCAAAATctcaaatttaatttctgatatgACACGTATGCCAAACGTCCCATGATATTTACCATCCGCCATAAAAACTGCATACagaccactgatctatatatgCTTGTGATGTAGACCTTTGTGAGAGTAGTGCCATGTTTAAATTTTGACGggaatgaaaatgaggctgtgagggacTGAAGTGCGGTGCGTTGAATGGATTGTACTATTGTTTAACAGTGAACTGACAAAACTtcttcccaaaaaaaaaaaactttcagtaGGCAAAAACTCTATAAACAGTTTAAAAGTTGTGACATTATATGATTTTTATACAGTAAGTGCTATTGTAAAGACTGTAAAGTAAGTCTGTCCATCACAGCTTTGTTTTCATCTGCGTAAAAATTCAATACGGCATCCAACCTGATTACGATCTATTGGCAAATAGAGGTAAACGATTaggaaaaaacacaaattaatgtcTAAAGTTGCAGGACATCCCATGCTTTCAGCTCTTGGGTAGTTAACAGTGATAGACTCAAATCTAAACCAGTTGAAAATCAATTCAAAAGAATTTAAAGCAGATCAGCCACAGAAAGCAAATTAGTTCAATAAAGAACATTACATGTGTGTTACTCTGGTTAGACAAGTATTATGTATGTTGTCCATATTAATCCACATCCCAATCTGGAACCTCAGTGCATACAATTATGTGAATGATTTAGAAATAATAAACTCTAAACCACAGTGATTCAAGAATACTACAAGagaattaattacattactgAACTGAACCATAACCTATGTGTTAAGTTGACCCAGCCAAACTGAGTAAATATACAATTAACTTTAGTACAAGTGTAAGAGTAATTGAGAAGTCTGGATGTGCTACTTGGTTTAACAATCTCCATCTAATCAGGAAACTGAAAAGCCAACAGAAGAAGAATCAACAAGAAcgaataaaactaaacaaaagctCACCGAAGCGATCGTAGCAGCTCGACGCTGTCGAGTTGAACATTTCTGATGCATTTGGTGAAAAAGGGTTTGATTAAAGCATGAAAAACTACCAGTAACAAAGATAGTAGATCAGATGTTTTTACCCTCTCGGATCTGTGCCATGGCGGGTGACGGATTTACACAAGGAGGTCTGGTTGGGGTGAATTATATTTATCTGCAGGGCATTCAGAGAACAAAGACATGGGTGTCTGCATCTCAAGAAGTTTGGAAGGAGAACGGAGGAGTGAAAGGGctagaaagagagacagaaacagaGGAACTGGGGAGGGAGGAGGTCCATCTTTTGAATCATGGTATAGCAAACTGCACCACCAGCTCTTCCTTGGCATCTACTTTGATTTGTGAGATGGCGCTGTAGGCATATGCAGCGATCTTAGAGACCTGATGAGGAATGAAAGGCAATAAATCAAAACGccaaataatatgcataatatctAGTGATAGATCAATACATCGACTGATAATCATCACATTGCCAACAGCCTGATCAATGGAAAATGCACAATTTATGTTATCAATTCTTTAAACTTAGGTACactactgctcaaaagtttggggacagtaaaagtttttgaaaataaataaatacttttattcagcgaggATGCATTtcaatgattaaaaatgacagtaaagatatttataatgttacacaagatttctattccaaataaatgctcttcttttgaactttctattcatcatcaaaaaaaaaaaaaagcgttttACAGTTTCCacgaaaatattaagcagcagcaCAGCTTcttaatttataaaacattaatatagaacaCTGAAATATAAAACTGTTACATTAAATTctaatttcacagtattactgtttataTTGTACTAAAAGCATCCTTTGTGAACATCATCCTCTTTCCAAAATATAAGTTTAAAAACTCCTAATGAACCTCAAACTTCACAACAGtagcgtatatatatatagatttatatgtgcatctttaaatttaaaaaaaagcattaaaacagttgtttatagcatatattcatacattttaactGCTACAATTAAACTGCATTagcttatttatatattagaatatatatattgcatattgACTGAACTGATTTGTAGTTTTCACCATTTGTGATCAATCACTAGCAAGTTCCACACCAGGCCTTGGCATGCCAAAACCAGTCTAATATACATTGAGACGGTCATTTAATATTTGAGTCTGACCTGCTGTAGATCTGCGTAGGGGACCAGGTCAGCGGCGAGCACCTGGTGAGGTTGGCTGGTCAGTGACGGAAGAGGAACGGGCTTCTTCTGAGACAGCGTTCTGCTCAACACCTCCAGCTTGGTGctttaacacaaacacacatgattCAGCTTTAAACATAACCTATGTGCAAGCCATCCAGCCATGTCTACTGTTAATATAAATGGCATTTCAGCAGTGTAACACACCTGTACTGTCTGGCTCTGTCCATGTATTCATGTTGCTCCATGCCTTGAGAATCAACAGCCGACACGTCAATTATGTTCCT
It encodes:
- the lamtor1 gene encoding ragulator complex protein LAMTOR1 — protein: MGCCFSSDSETSEQNEEVKPLIPDPNLDRKPTNGSERNADSLPSNRTDEQALLTTILQRTALNIIDVSAVDSQGMEQHEYMDRARQYSTKLEVLSRTLSQKKPVPLPSLTSQPHQVLAADLVPYADLQQVSKIAAYAYSAISQIKVDAKEELVVQFAIP